The Diachasmimorpha longicaudata isolate KC_UGA_2023 chromosome 14, iyDiaLong2, whole genome shotgun sequence genome includes a region encoding these proteins:
- the LOC135169002 gene encoding uncharacterized protein LOC135169002, translating to MSETSHPSRDPKNLSEPFAVIEFLEKNEKGLPCIDLVPKKWFNSAEEDTCKFPPTTEYHLLDDYLEKLHSPKDSWQSYPFCFITGAADLDQGRRRLKKAQVTLNCETTDGENDRKGGRSETSSKAKISAKPLTASKSQLNNIFSTKIPIPPRNQTPKSGIQAKPKTRFQSIYQSGSDSEDENHDCLIANPEEIRASKAQNNSGFLQMSSKSRSVPTGACLSFKQRSRKNITLLKDVETDESESNDSSDGILQSPTKSMDSARNTRKELHLTPPSPLVHNASGNRKRRASSTTRAEDGLNSIVSPGTPKTSRSMMVPPAKMPKMLGPQNQLSSSHYADNERRILNSLRDYFDQQLDEKLENLRRRMAYDLKQSMNELKTTIIGTNLAPASGPSLLEIQKQMSTPLLFEMDDKFQEYEAILTTDPNLVETLRLFMRVLISNKKEMKICVSTILSAVLRKTVSLHYSGYGKEAGGKKKKNFYNTTVCKVLIDVIIEVIGSSTDEKKIMSEVSTWLSRSGDREGGRKERQRGSSHHNENNSVCSFDTNR from the exons atgtcggaaacctcacatccatctcgcgatccaaaaaatctcagcgaaccattcgcagtcatcgaatttctcgagaaaaacgaaaaagggctaccatgcattgatttggtgccgaaaaaatggtttaatagtgcagaagaagacacctgtaaattcccaccgacaactgaatatcatctacttgacgactacttggaaaaattgcactcgcccaaggactcttggcaaagttatccattttgcttcatcaccggagcag ctgatttggatcagggtcgcagaagattaaaaaaggcccaagtaactctcaactgtgagacaaccgatggtgaaaatgatcgaaagggggggaggtccgaaacttcctcgaaagcaaaaatttcagcaaaacccttaactgcatcaaagtctcaactaaacaacatctttagtactaaaatcccgattccacctagaaatcaaactccaaagtctg gtatacaagcaaaaccaaagacaagatttcaaagcatttaccagagtggatctgactctgaagacgaaaatcatgattgtcttatagctaatcctgaggagattcgagcctcaaaggctcaaaataattctggctttttgcaaatgtcgagtaaatcgcgatctgtaccaacag gtgcatgtttatcatttaaacagcggtcaaggaagaatattactttgcttaaagacgtcgaaactgatgaatctgagagcaatgattcctccgatggaattctgcagtcacctacaaaatcgatggactcagcgagaaatacaagaaaagaacttcatttgacacctccttcaccactagtccataacgcttcag gtaaccgaaaaaggcgtgcatcgtctactacacgcgctgaagacggattgaattcgattgtgagcccaggaactccaaaaacttcacgatcaatgatggtaccccctgctaagatgccaaaaatgctgggaccacaaaaccagttgtcatctagtcattatgctgataatgaacgtcgaatcctgaactcccttcgagattactttgatcagcaattagatgaaaagctcgaaaatttaagacgcaggatggcttacgatttaaagcagtctatgaatgagctcaagaccacaatcattggcactaatctagccccagcttctggtcctagcttgcttgaaatacagaagcagatgtctacgccactactatttgaaatggatgataagttccaggaatacgaagcgatattgacaacggacccaaatctcgtagaaacactg cgattattcatgagagttttgataagcaataaaaaagagatgaaaatatgtgtttccactatcctatctgcggttctgaggaagacagtgtcactgcactattctggttacggaaaggaagctggcggaaagaaaaagaaaaatttttataacactacagtatgcaaagtactgattgatgtgataattgaggtaataggatccagcactgatgagaagaagataatgtcagaagtaagtacttggttgtcacgttctggcgatcgagagggtgggcgtaaggaacgacaacgcgggtcaagtcatcataacgagaataattcagtttgttcctttgataccaatcgataa